Proteins from one Ammospiza nelsoni isolate bAmmNel1 chromosome 18, bAmmNel1.pri, whole genome shotgun sequence genomic window:
- the HPD gene encoding 4-hydroxyphenylpyruvate dioxygenase codes for MTSYTDKGEKPQRGRFIHFHSITFWVGNAKQAASYYCNKLGFEELAYRGLETGSREVVSHVIKQDKIVFVFSSALNPGNEEMGEHLVKHGDGVKDVAFEVEDCDFIVQKAKERGAVVVKEPWVEQDKFGKVKFAVIQTYGDTTHTLIEKLNYKGLFLPGYHPPLFKDPLLPKLPSGKLSFVDHVVGNQPDLQMVPVADWYQKNLLFHRFWSVDDKQLHTEFSALRSIVVTNYEETIKMPINEPAPGKKKSQIQEYIDYYGGAGVQHIALNTPDIISAITNLKQRGMQFMDVPSSYYQVLRERLKTAKIKVKENIDKLAELKILVDFDEKGYLLQIFTKPVQDRPTVFLEVIQRHNHQGFGAGNFKSLFEAIEMDQDARGNLTVLEPNGETRRM; via the exons ccCCAACGAGGTCGCTTCATCCACTTCCACTCCATCACCTTCTGGGTCGGCAATGCCAAGCAG GCTGCATCCTACTACTGCAACAAGCTGGGCTTCGAGGAGCTGGCCTACCGCGGGCTGGAGACCGGCAGCAGGGAGGTGGTGTCACATGTCATCAAGCAGGACAAG ATCgtgtttgttttctcctccGCTCTGAACCCAGGGAATGAGG AGATGGGGGAGCACCTGGTGAAGCACGGGGACGGCGTGAAGGACGTGGCCTTTGAAGTGGAGGACTGTGACTTCATCGTGCAG AAAGCCAAGGAGCGTGGTGCTGTGGTGGTGAAGGAGCCGTGGGTGGAGCAGGACAAATTTGGGAAGGTGAAATTCGCAGTGATCCAGACG TACGGTGACACCACCCACACCTTGATAGAAAAGCTCAACTACAAGGGCCTGTTCCTCCCTGGGTACCACCCACCCCTCTTCAAGGACCCCCTGCTGCCCAAGCT ACCAAGTGGCAAGCTCAGCTTTGTTGATCACGTTGTGGGGAACCAGCCTGACCTCCAGATGGTCCCAGTGGCGGACTG GTACCAGAAGAACCTGCTCTTCCACCGCTTCTGGTCAGTGGATGACAAGCAGCTGCACACCGAGTTCAGCGCCCTGCGCTCCATCGTGGTCACCAACTACGAGGAGACCATCAAGATGCCCATCAATGAGCCAGCCCCTGGCAAGAAGAAATCCCAGATTCAG GAATACATTGATTACTACGGAGGGGCTGGAGTTCAGCACATCGCACTGAACACCCCCGACATCATCTCAGCG ATCACCAACCTGAAGCAGAGGGGCATGCAGTTCATGGATGTGCCCTCCAGCTACTACCAGGTGCTGCGGGAGAGGCTCAAAACTGCCAAAATCAAAGTGAAGGAGAACATTGACAAGCTGGCG gagCTGAAAATCCTGGTGGATTTTGATGAAAAAGGCTACTTGCTGCAGATCTTCACCAAACCAGTCCAAGACAGACCCACGGTGTTTCTGGAGGTGATCCAGAGGCACAACCACCAG GGCTTCGGTGCTGGCAACTTCAAGTCTCTGTTTGAGGCCATTGAAATGGATCAGGATGCCAGAGGAAACCTGACTGTGCTGGAGCCCAATGGGGAGACCAGGAGGATGTAG